One window from the genome of Plasmodium relictum strain SGS1 genome assembly, chromosome: 12 encodes:
- a CDS encoding tRNA guanosine-2'-O-methyltransferase, putative, whose product MSYLIWFRSHNRYDDCKISELKSLLEIFCDKRKELWLNEKENNYKGEVFLKVNITEEELWKNVLSRSILIKGVVDLWGEGNSYDDLLKNLTTKKHLFENNLRNKKWCFYFNSFGKVVNQIDKKKKMDYFKIFFDEFRDIDLINPDVHIALFEEYDKKNSKILKKVYFGKCIVLRKYQNSIFNTYEKTTEKPKISWWKNYALNKRPILGPTTTDNELAFIMCNIAKIKNGHIVLDPFVGSGGLLVSCSIFNAICIGNDIDIRLLKGYRLSYLNPHIEHQNDKKNIFQNFLHYNLNMPDILVSDNSKPIWNFFHKPWVDAIVTDPPYGNRATIRTSVKNSSNAKNKGDIINNNEFNENSAIINNNENELERKNTLNKKTINYRCAAAIKDLLNIASHTLVDNGMLVFLLPVQLKTIKEEIEILNHSDFYLISYDLQTLTSFSGRLIVSMQRKNRTFSS is encoded by the coding sequence atgtcATATCTTATTTGGTTTAGGAGCCATAATAGATATGATGATTGTAAAATTAGTGAGTTAAAATCATTATTGGAAATATTTTGTGATAAAAGAAAGGAGTTGTGGTTAAATGAAAAGGAAAACAATTATAAAGGCGaggtttttttaaaagtaaatataacAGAAGAAGAATTATGGAAAAATGTACTATCTAGAAGTATTTTAATTAAGGGAGTTGTTGACTTATGGGGTGAAGGGAACTCATAtgatgatttattaaaaaatttaactaCAAAAAAGCAcctttttgaaaataatttaagaaataaaaagtgGTGCTTTTACTTTAATTCTTTTGGTAAAGTGGTAAATcaaattgataaaaaaaaaaagatggattattttaaaattttttttgatgagTTTAGAGATATTGATTTAATAAACCCAGATGTGCACATTGCATTATTTGAAGAAtacgataaaaaaaattcaaagattttaaaaaaagtatattttggTAAATGCATTGTACTAAGAAAATATCAAAATTCCATTTTTAATACATATGAAAAAACAACTGAAAAACCAAAAATTTCATGGTGGAAAAATTATGCCTTAAATAAAAGGCCAATATTAGGACCTACTACTACCGACAATGAATTGGCATTTATAATGTGTAATAtagcaaaaataaaaaatggtCACATTGTATTAGATCCTTTTGTAGGATCAGGTGGGTTATTAGTATCATGCTCTATCTTTAATGCAATTTGTATAGGCAATGATATTGACATAAGATTATTGAAGGGTTATAGATTATCATATTTAAATCCACATATCGAACATCAAaatgacaaaaaaaatatttttcaaaattttttacacTACAATTTAAATATGCCTGATATTTTAGTATCTGATAATTCAAAGCCAATCTGGAATTTTTTCCATAAACCATGGGTCGATGCAATAGTTACTGATCCACCTTATGGAAATAGAGCAACTATTAGAACAAGTGTAAAAAATTCCAGTAATGCAAAAAATAAAGgagatattataaataataatgaattcAATGAAAATAGTGCAATTATAAATAAcaatgaaaatgaattagaaagaaaaaatacattgaataaaaaaacaattaattACAGATGTGCCGCAGCTATAaaagatttattaaatattgcATCCCACACATTAGTTGATAACGGTATGTTAGTGTTTTTATTACCCGTTCAATTGAAAACtattaaagaagaaatagaaattttaaatcattCAGATTTTTACTTAATTTCTTATGATTTACAAACATTGACTTCTTTTTCTGGAAGACTTATAGTTTCTATGCAAAGAAAGAATAGAACTTTTTCAAGTTaa